The Planctomycetaceae bacterium genome includes the window TCGATTTCCTTGGTCATCATGGCCTGGACGAGCAGGGGATCATATCCGCCCTGGCGGGCGAGGTTGTCCAGCAGCGTCTTCATGTATGATTCGATCTTCGCTCGCAGGTCCGCGGGCATCTGCTGGCCCATCATGACCGGCATCGAGTCGCCGATCTTGCCGTTGGGGACCATGTCGATTTCGCTGCAGGCCAAGGCGATGACCGCCCCGGCGCTGATCGCCTCGGGATTGACGAACGCCACCGTGTACACGCCGGCCAGGTCCTGCTGGATCAGCCGCGCGATGTCTTGCATGGCGCCGACGGCTCCGCCGGGCGTGTCGATGTCGAACACCACCAACTGCGCCTCGGCCTTGATGCCCAGCACCTTTTGGCGCATCGTCTCGTACATCGGCTCGTTGATCTCGTCGTGAATCTCGATCACGTAGGCCCGCTCGATCTTGGCCGGGAGGGCGGGGCGCTTCTGCGCCGGCTCGATCCGGGCGAACCAGCCCTCTGCCGTGAACCGCGCGTCGGCCGGGGCCGCCGGCCAGCGCGCCGGTCCCGTCTGCGGCGCCGTCGCCGTCGCACGCGTCGCCGCCTGCGGCTGGGCCTCGATCAGGTTCGACCAGACCAGCAACCCCAGCACGACGGCCAAGCCGCCTCGCCGGATCGCCCGCACCGCACTTGAACGACGTGTGATTGACTTACCCATTGCGAGGCATTCTATGCAACAACCGCCGCCCGCACAAGATAGGGCTCCATCATTTTCCCGCCCGCCTCGCCGCTCCCTTGTGTCGCCCCTTCGGGGCTCTGGCAAATATGGATCCCGTTTCCGGGGGCTCACGCCCCCGGCCAAGATATATCGGCCCGTCGGGCCGAGGAAACTGAAAGCAGCACAGAATTAGCTCCAATGTCCTGTCTCAAAGTCCGGCCTCAAGAGGCCCGAAGGGCCGCCATATCTTAGCCGGGGCCGTCAGGCCCCGGAGACATCGCTCCAAATAAATGTCCAGCCCCGAAGGGGCGGCACGTTTTGCGCCGCAATGAAAGCGCTCAAGCCCAAATGTATCTCTTGTCGTATTCGATCTCGTTCAACTCCAGCAGCGTGATCAACTCCTCCTGAAAGCTCTTCTTCTTGTGGTGTTGCGTCTGGCCCAGGACATACCGAACAACAGAATTCTTGACGCTTTGCGAGACGGAAAATGCGGCGTAGCCATCCTGCCACGCAAAGGACTTCAGGCCGGGCAGAGTCTGATGAATCCATCTTGAACTATTCGATTTGAGCTTACCCACAAGACTGGCGACCGCTGCCGTTGGCGGAGCAATCAGGGCAACGTGAAAGTGGTCAGCCATGCCGTGAATGGCCAGCGGGATGCCTTTCAGATTACGAACAA containing:
- the tnpA gene encoding IS200/IS605 family transposase is translated as MSNTNLIYHVVFSTKERKPFLKENEISEVSKYIAGIVRNLKGIPLAIHGMADHFHVALIAPPTAAVASLVGKLKSNSSRWIHQTLPGLKSFAWQDGYAAFSVSQSVKNSVVRYVLGQTQHHKKKSFQEELITLLELNEIEYDKRYIWA